One genomic region from Capra hircus breed San Clemente chromosome 18, ASM170441v1, whole genome shotgun sequence encodes:
- the IRX3 gene encoding iroquois-class homeodomain protein IRX-3 isoform X2: MSFPQLGYQYIRPLYPPERPGAAAGGGSAGARGGPGAGASELAASGSLSNVLSSVYGAPYAAAAAAAAAAQGYGAFLPYAAELPIFPQLGTQYELKDSPGVQHTAAATAFPHPHPAFYPYGQYQFGDPSRPKNATRESTSTLKAWLNEHRKNPYPTKGEKIMLAIITKMTLTQVSTWFANARRRLKKENKMTWAPRSRTDEEGNAYGSEREEEDEEEDEEDGKRELELEEEELGGEEEDTGGEGLADDDEDEEIDLENLDGAVAGPELALTGASHRDGDLGLEPISDSKNSDSDDSSEGLEERPLPVLSLAPVPPPVATAPPSPPSPPAGLDPCAPAPAPASALQKPKIWSLAETATSPDNPRRSPQGAGGSPPGAAVAPSALQLSPAAAAAAAHRLVSAPLGKFPAWTNRPFPGPPPGPRPHPLSLLGSGPPHLLGLPGAAGHPAAAAAAAFARPAEPEGGTDRCSALEVEKKLLKTAFQPVPRRPQNHLDAALVLSALSSS; the protein is encoded by the exons ATGTCCTTCCCCCAGCTCGGATACCAGTACATCCGCCCGCTCTACCCACCCGAGCGCCCGGGGGCCGCCGCCGGCGGTGGCAGCGCTGGGGCCCGGGGCGGCCCGGGAGCCGGCGCCTCGGAGCTGGCTGCCTCGGGGTCCCTGTCCAACGTGCTCTCGTCCGTGTACGGGGCGCCCTACGCCGCGGCGgcagccgcagccgcagccgccCAAGGCTACGGCGCCTTCCTGCCCTACGCCGCCGAGCTGCCCATCTTCCCTCAGCTG GGCACGCAGTATGAGCTGAAGGACAGCCCCGGGGTGCAGCATACGGCCGCGGCCACCGCGTTTCCACACCCGCACCCCGCCTTCTACCCATACGGCCAGTACCAGTTCGGGGACCCATCCCGGCCCAAGAACGCCACCCGAGAGAGCACTAGCACGCTCAAGGCCTGGCTCAACGAGCACCGCAAGAACCCCTACCCCACCAAGGGCGAGAAGATCATGCTGGCCATCATCACCAAGATGACCCTCACCCAGGTGTCCACCTGGTTCGCCAACGCGCGCCGGCGCCTCAAGAAGGAGAACAAGATGACCTGGGCGCCCCGTAGCCGCACCGACGAGGAGGGCAACGCTTATGGGAGCGAGCGCGAGGAGGAAGACGAGGAGGAGGATGAAGAAGACGGCAAGCGCGAactggagctggaggaggaggagctcgggggggaggaggaggacacCGGGGGCGAGGGCCTGGCGGACGACGATGAAGACGAGGAGATCGATTTGGAGAACTTAGACGGCGCGGTCGCGGGACCCGAGCTGGCCCTGACAGGGGCGTCGCACAGGGACGGCGACCTCGGCCTGGAACCCATCTCAGACTCCAAGAATAGCGACTCGGACGACAGCTCCGAGGGCTTGGAGGAGCGTCCGCTGCCAGTCCTGAGTCTGGCCCCAGTGCCACCGCCCGTGGCCACCGCTCCGCCATCTCCGCCCTCGCCCCCAGCGGGCCTGGACCCCTGCGCTCCTGCACCGGCGCCCGCCTCGGCCCTGCAAAAACCCAAGATCTGGTCCCTGGCCGAGACGGCCACAAGCCCGGACAACCCTCGCCGCTCGCCTCAGGGCGCGGGGGGTTCTCCCCCCGGGGCAGCGGTCGCGCCCTCGGCCCTGCAGCTCtctccggccgccgccgccgccgcggctcACAGACTCGTCTCGGCGCCGCTGGGCAAGTTCCCCGCTTGGACCAACCGGCCGTTCCCAGGCCCGCCGCCTGGCCCACGTCCACACCCGCTCTCCCTGCTGGGCTCAGGCCCGCCACACCTGCTGGGACTTCCCGGAGCCGCGGGCcacccggccgccgccgccgccgctgccttCGCTCGGCCGGCGGAGCCCGAGGGCGGAACAG ATCGCTGTAGTGCCTTGGAAGTGGAGAAAAAGTTACTCAAGACAGCTTTCCAGCCGGTGCCCAGGCG GCCCCAGAACCACCTGGATGCCGCTCTGGTCTTATCGGCTCTCTCCTCAtcctag
- the IRX3 gene encoding iroquois-class homeodomain protein IRX-3 isoform X1, producing the protein MSFPQLGYQYIRPLYPPERPGAAAGGGSAGARGGPGAGASELAASGSLSNVLSSVYGAPYAAAAAAAAAAQGYGAFLPYAAELPIFPQLGTQYELKDSPGVQHTAAATAFPHPHPAFYPYGQYQFGDPSRPKNATRESTSTLKAWLNEHRKNPYPTKGEKIMLAIITKMTLTQVSTWFANARRRLKKENKMTWAPRSRTDEEGNAYGSEREEEDEEEDEEDGKRELELEEEELGGEEEDTGGEGLADDDEDEEIDLENLDGAVAGPELALTGASHRDGDLGLEPISDSKNSDSDDSSEGLEERPLPVLSLAPVPPPVATAPPSPPSPPAGLDPCAPAPAPASALQKPKIWSLAETATSPDNPRRSPQGAGGSPPGAAVAPSALQLSPAAAAAAAHRLVSAPLGKFPAWTNRPFPGPPPGPRPHPLSLLGSGPPHLLGLPGAAGHPAAAAAAAFARPAEPEGGTGDCGAQDSEGGDRCSALEVEKKLLKTAFQPVPRRPQNHLDAALVLSALSSS; encoded by the exons ATGTCCTTCCCCCAGCTCGGATACCAGTACATCCGCCCGCTCTACCCACCCGAGCGCCCGGGGGCCGCCGCCGGCGGTGGCAGCGCTGGGGCCCGGGGCGGCCCGGGAGCCGGCGCCTCGGAGCTGGCTGCCTCGGGGTCCCTGTCCAACGTGCTCTCGTCCGTGTACGGGGCGCCCTACGCCGCGGCGgcagccgcagccgcagccgccCAAGGCTACGGCGCCTTCCTGCCCTACGCCGCCGAGCTGCCCATCTTCCCTCAGCTG GGCACGCAGTATGAGCTGAAGGACAGCCCCGGGGTGCAGCATACGGCCGCGGCCACCGCGTTTCCACACCCGCACCCCGCCTTCTACCCATACGGCCAGTACCAGTTCGGGGACCCATCCCGGCCCAAGAACGCCACCCGAGAGAGCACTAGCACGCTCAAGGCCTGGCTCAACGAGCACCGCAAGAACCCCTACCCCACCAAGGGCGAGAAGATCATGCTGGCCATCATCACCAAGATGACCCTCACCCAGGTGTCCACCTGGTTCGCCAACGCGCGCCGGCGCCTCAAGAAGGAGAACAAGATGACCTGGGCGCCCCGTAGCCGCACCGACGAGGAGGGCAACGCTTATGGGAGCGAGCGCGAGGAGGAAGACGAGGAGGAGGATGAAGAAGACGGCAAGCGCGAactggagctggaggaggaggagctcgggggggaggaggaggacacCGGGGGCGAGGGCCTGGCGGACGACGATGAAGACGAGGAGATCGATTTGGAGAACTTAGACGGCGCGGTCGCGGGACCCGAGCTGGCCCTGACAGGGGCGTCGCACAGGGACGGCGACCTCGGCCTGGAACCCATCTCAGACTCCAAGAATAGCGACTCGGACGACAGCTCCGAGGGCTTGGAGGAGCGTCCGCTGCCAGTCCTGAGTCTGGCCCCAGTGCCACCGCCCGTGGCCACCGCTCCGCCATCTCCGCCCTCGCCCCCAGCGGGCCTGGACCCCTGCGCTCCTGCACCGGCGCCCGCCTCGGCCCTGCAAAAACCCAAGATCTGGTCCCTGGCCGAGACGGCCACAAGCCCGGACAACCCTCGCCGCTCGCCTCAGGGCGCGGGGGGTTCTCCCCCCGGGGCAGCGGTCGCGCCCTCGGCCCTGCAGCTCtctccggccgccgccgccgccgcggctcACAGACTCGTCTCGGCGCCGCTGGGCAAGTTCCCCGCTTGGACCAACCGGCCGTTCCCAGGCCCGCCGCCTGGCCCACGTCCACACCCGCTCTCCCTGCTGGGCTCAGGCCCGCCACACCTGCTGGGACTTCCCGGAGCCGCGGGCcacccggccgccgccgccgccgctgccttCGCTCGGCCGGCGGAGCCCGAGGGCGGAACAGGTGACTGCGGCGCGCAGGATTCGGAGGGAGGGG ATCGCTGTAGTGCCTTGGAAGTGGAGAAAAAGTTACTCAAGACAGCTTTCCAGCCGGTGCCCAGGCG GCCCCAGAACCACCTGGATGCCGCTCTGGTCTTATCGGCTCTCTCCTCAtcctag